Proteins encoded together in one Deltaproteobacteria bacterium window:
- a CDS encoding FAD-dependent oxidoreductase has translation MAQVKLTINGREIEAPEGATILEAAKAADIYIPVLCYHPDLPTAEGTLPAGMVYQGDRRIENAMPGQLGKGCGLCVVEVTGEADLVASCRTGVREGMTVVTENDRIRTRRQENLAAILARHRHACLTCAQQEGCSRDQCSSNVPENERCCTIFGHCELQDVVNYIGILPSTPGWIPTDLPIIDHHPLFVRDYTLCVGCTRCVRACRDLKGIEAIGFVYDENDRVQIGTLAPSLEESGCKFCTACVAVCPTGALMDKAYFPGKRATDMVPCRTACPVHMDVPAYLRLIAAGRREEARAVIREKVPFPGILGRVCIHPCEDVCRRGEVNAPLSICALKRYAADGENGLWQNSSAPSPDTGKKAAIVGSGPAGLTAAFYLRKKGHMVTVFEARPAAGGMMRYGIPSYRLPRDVLDKEIQDILDTGIEIRTRESLGKDFNLDRLKSVGFDAVFLAVGAQLSRRVSIDGSDLPGVLGGVDLLAKVAEGKSVQLMDRVIVIGGGDVAVDAARTALRCGAENVTMVCLEGRDKIPAHAGEIEGALAEGVKILSSWGARKILSRGDRITGVELVRCLRVLNEKGTFCPIFDDTTRIIEGDQVIMAIGQAADLSFAEGDRRLSVKRGLIVVDQDTLDTGMEGIYAGGDVVAMSGAIIHAIAAGRKAASSIDRLLGGTGDLDEILYEREVLSQYLGRDEGFALREREKVAEIALESRREGFREISLGLTDAQAIKEARRCLQCDLRLFLGSNPSPPERRVTFNRETLAQVPETEGVYRLFDIEKNVVAIKGTSNLRKRLLQELDAAGSAAWFDVEENMMYTQRESELIQLYMRAHGRMPGGGDSDLDDLF, from the coding sequence ATGGCACAAGTGAAATTGACCATAAACGGGCGGGAGATTGAAGCCCCTGAGGGCGCCACTATTCTGGAAGCGGCAAAGGCTGCGGATATCTATATCCCGGTCCTTTGTTATCATCCGGACCTGCCGACAGCCGAAGGAACGCTTCCGGCCGGGATGGTCTATCAGGGAGACAGGAGGATTGAAAACGCCATGCCCGGTCAATTGGGCAAGGGATGCGGCCTCTGCGTGGTGGAGGTGACAGGTGAGGCTGATCTGGTGGCATCGTGTCGGACCGGAGTGAGGGAAGGGATGACGGTCGTCACCGAGAATGACCGGATCCGTACCAGACGGCAGGAAAACCTGGCCGCCATCCTCGCACGGCATCGTCATGCCTGCCTTACCTGCGCCCAGCAGGAGGGGTGCAGCAGGGATCAGTGTTCCTCCAATGTACCGGAAAACGAGAGATGCTGCACAATATTCGGGCACTGCGAACTCCAGGATGTGGTCAATTATATCGGGATACTCCCTTCCACGCCCGGATGGATTCCCACCGACCTCCCCATTATTGATCATCATCCCCTGTTCGTGAGGGATTACACCCTCTGTGTCGGGTGTACCCGATGCGTCAGGGCATGCCGTGATTTGAAGGGAATCGAAGCCATCGGGTTTGTTTACGATGAAAATGACCGGGTCCAGATCGGCACCTTAGCCCCCTCTTTGGAGGAGTCCGGGTGCAAGTTCTGTACTGCCTGCGTTGCGGTCTGCCCTACCGGGGCGTTGATGGACAAGGCGTACTTTCCCGGGAAAAGGGCGACGGACATGGTCCCATGCAGGACGGCCTGTCCGGTCCACATGGATGTCCCTGCATATCTGAGGTTGATCGCCGCAGGGAGGCGGGAGGAGGCCCGTGCCGTGATCAGGGAAAAGGTCCCGTTCCCCGGTATATTGGGGAGGGTATGCATCCATCCCTGCGAGGATGTCTGCCGCAGGGGAGAGGTGAATGCCCCGCTGTCGATCTGCGCATTGAAACGATATGCTGCTGATGGGGAAAATGGGCTCTGGCAGAATTCCAGCGCACCGTCGCCGGATACGGGGAAAAAGGCGGCCATCGTGGGGTCCGGTCCGGCCGGTCTGACCGCCGCCTTTTATCTGCGTAAAAAGGGCCATATGGTGACCGTGTTCGAGGCCCGTCCGGCAGCCGGGGGCATGATGCGCTACGGCATCCCTTCCTATCGCCTCCCCCGGGATGTCTTGGACAAGGAGATACAGGATATTTTGGATACCGGCATCGAAATCAGGACCCGGGAGTCTCTGGGAAAAGATTTCAATCTGGATCGGCTCAAGAGCGTCGGCTTTGATGCTGTGTTTCTGGCTGTCGGAGCCCAGCTGAGCCGGCGGGTTTCGATCGACGGATCAGATCTGCCCGGAGTGCTGGGGGGGGTTGATTTGCTTGCAAAGGTTGCTGAGGGGAAAAGTGTCCAGCTGATGGACCGTGTCATCGTGATCGGCGGGGGGGATGTGGCGGTCGATGCAGCACGTACGGCACTGAGATGTGGCGCCGAGAATGTGACCATGGTCTGCCTGGAAGGCCGGGACAAGATTCCCGCGCACGCGGGGGAGATCGAGGGCGCTCTTGCCGAAGGGGTTAAGATCCTCTCCTCCTGGGGGGCGCGGAAGATCCTGAGCAGGGGTGACCGGATCACCGGCGTAGAGCTGGTCAGATGCTTGCGCGTGCTCAATGAAAAAGGGACATTTTGTCCGATATTCGATGACACCACCAGGATCATTGAAGGCGACCAGGTAATCATGGCCATCGGCCAGGCTGCTGACCTGTCGTTTGCAGAAGGCGACAGACGTCTCTCCGTGAAGAGAGGTCTTATCGTGGTGGACCAGGACACCCTCGACACAGGGATGGAAGGGATTTATGCCGGAGGCGATGTGGTGGCCATGTCCGGGGCGATCATCCATGCCATCGCCGCAGGCCGTAAGGCCGCTTCGTCCATCGACAGGTTGCTGGGCGGTACGGGGGATCTGGATGAGATCCTGTATGAGCGGGAGGTTCTTTCCCAATATCTGGGCAGGGATGAGGGATTTGCGCTCCGGGAGCGCGAAAAGGTCGCGGAAATCGCCCTCGAATCCAGGCGGGAGGGATTCCGGGAGATTTCCCTCGGATTGACCGATGCGCAGGCAATCAAAGAGGCCCGAAGATGTCTCCAGTGCGATCTTCGTCTTTTTTTGGGAAGCAACCCATCTCCCCCGGAAAGGAGGGTCACCTTCAACCGGGAAACCCTGGCACAGGTCCCGGAAACAGAGGGCGTGTATCGTCTCTTTGACATTGAAAAGAATGTGGTGGCCATCAAAGGGACATCGAATCTGAGAAAGCGCCTCCTGCAAGAACTGGACGCAGCAGGTTCCGCCGCCTGGTTCGATGTGGAAGAAAATATGATGTATACCCAGCGGGAAAGTGAGTTGATCCAGCTGTATATGCGGGCCCATGGGAGGATGCCGGGGGGAGGGGACTCGGATCTGGACGACCTGTTTTGA
- the bzdQ gene encoding benzoyl-CoA reductase, bzd-type, subunit Q: protein MAEEKKQEFWRWPASNWKNPDMDWRDAGFITVGLDVGSVSSQACIMADGQIFAYSSKRTGPDSSNSARDVLNDVLEAIDMPEDRMDYCVGTGYGRVNVPFSDRSITEIACHSRGANLIYGPEVRTILDVGGQDIKAIQCDEQGKVTNFLMNDKCAAGTGRGMEVFADLLGVPIHEVGDRSFQYKGPEPEAVSNTCVVYARSEAVGLLRKGWTTEQVLAGYCRAMAERIFSLVERLGVTPEFAVTGGMAKNRGVVERLVPLLKLRPMKTRWDPQIAGALGAALFGYALCQRGKGRKK, encoded by the coding sequence ATGGCGGAAGAGAAAAAGCAGGAATTCTGGCGTTGGCCCGCATCCAACTGGAAGAATCCCGATATGGACTGGAGAGATGCCGGATTTATCACCGTGGGGCTTGATGTGGGTTCTGTGAGTTCTCAGGCCTGCATAATGGCGGATGGGCAAATCTTTGCCTATTCCAGTAAAAGGACCGGACCCGACAGCTCCAACAGCGCCCGAGATGTGCTGAATGATGTCCTTGAGGCCATCGACATGCCCGAAGACCGGATGGATTATTGTGTGGGGACCGGTTACGGCCGGGTCAACGTCCCCTTTTCTGACCGGTCCATTACCGAGATTGCGTGCCATTCCAGAGGAGCCAATCTTATCTATGGTCCGGAGGTGCGCACGATCCTGGACGTAGGCGGACAGGATATCAAGGCCATCCAATGCGATGAACAGGGAAAGGTGACCAACTTTTTGATGAACGACAAGTGTGCGGCCGGAACCGGCCGGGGCATGGAGGTGTTTGCGGACCTCTTGGGCGTCCCCATCCACGAGGTGGGGGATCGATCGTTTCAATACAAAGGCCCGGAGCCGGAGGCCGTATCGAACACCTGCGTGGTCTATGCCAGATCAGAGGCCGTCGGGTTGCTTCGAAAGGGATGGACCACGGAACAGGTACTGGCCGGCTATTGCAGAGCCATGGCAGAACGGATCTTTTCTCTGGTGGAGAGGCTCGGCGTGACGCCCGAGTTTGCCGTTACCGGCGGCATGGCGAAAAACCGGGGGGTTGTGGAACGGTTGGTGCCGTTGCTCAAACTCAGACCTATGAAGACCCGGTGGGATCCCCAGATTGCCGGTGCTTTGGGCGCGGCCCTGTTCGGCTATGCCCTCTGCCAGAGGGGCAAGGGGAGAAAGAAGTGA
- a CDS encoding acyl-CoA dehydratase activase — protein sequence MLTAGIDCGARTTKSIILKDGKIIGMGAVPTGSDQETAVKASLETALEAAGATRDELQKIGVTGSGKMAVKIADMKVNDIQAMAKGAIYFYPDARTVMDVGAEEGRAARIDDEGNVVDFAINERCAAGAGTYIEAMARALKVGLEEMGELALKSGKKIPMNAQCVIFAESEVVGLIHAKTDKSDISRAIHDAIGGRIVSMIRKVGVNEDVAMLGGTARNPGLVDALKRELRMEHLCIPDAPEFGAAVGAAVMAAKEA from the coding sequence ATGTTAACCGCAGGAATAGATTGCGGCGCCAGGACCACTAAGAGCATAATCTTGAAGGATGGGAAGATCATCGGCATGGGCGCTGTCCCGACCGGTTCTGATCAGGAAACGGCTGTGAAAGCGTCCCTTGAAACGGCTTTGGAAGCGGCTGGCGCGACAAGGGATGAGCTGCAGAAGATTGGCGTAACCGGATCGGGCAAAATGGCCGTCAAGATTGCTGATATGAAGGTAAACGATATACAGGCCATGGCAAAGGGGGCCATTTATTTTTATCCCGACGCCCGAACCGTGATGGATGTGGGCGCTGAAGAGGGGAGGGCCGCCAGGATTGATGACGAGGGAAATGTGGTGGATTTTGCCATTAATGAGAGATGCGCGGCCGGCGCGGGGACCTATATCGAGGCCATGGCCAGAGCCCTCAAAGTGGGTCTGGAGGAGATGGGCGAACTCGCCTTGAAGTCGGGCAAAAAGATCCCCATGAATGCACAGTGCGTCATCTTTGCAGAATCCGAGGTGGTTGGACTCATTCATGCCAAGACCGATAAATCTGATATCAGCAGGGCGATTCATGACGCAATCGGCGGCCGTATTGTCTCCATGATACGAAAGGTGGGCGTCAATGAAGATGTGGCCATGCTCGGGGGTACGGCCCGTAATCCGGGACTTGTTGACGCCTTGAAACGCGAATTAAGGATGGAACATCTCTGTATCCCGGATGCGCCTGAATTCGGCGCTGCGGTGGGGGCGGCCGTAATGGCCGCGAAAGAGGCCTGA
- a CDS encoding mechanosensitive ion channel family protein → MGRSMTDRIVGYLKNWESYALSLGILLSAVVCGIILHYLLFKFMARVSRGFGTITAASIVKYCRPPSRLLLPLLVLRLSLPLAEMTPEVRNFADHTLGLGIILALAWLMVKLAYVGEVLILHRFDTTEKDNLRARRMQTQIVVLRRIVIAVIVVLAFATILMSFSKVRQLGTSILASAGILGIILGFAAQRSIATLFAGFQVAVAQPIRLDDVVIVENEWGRIEEITLTYVVVRIWDLRRLVVPVTYFLEKPFQNWTRVSANLLGSVFVYVDYSVPVQAVREALQRIVENSEHWDGNVCVLQVTDVSEHTLELRALMSASDSSRAWELRCQVRERLVEFIQKTYPEALPLLRTELRGPQEIVSKTA, encoded by the coding sequence ATGGGTCGAAGCATGACGGACCGGATCGTCGGCTACCTCAAAAACTGGGAAAGCTATGCACTGAGCCTTGGGATTCTGTTGAGTGCAGTGGTTTGCGGTATCATCCTTCATTATCTGCTCTTCAAGTTCATGGCGCGGGTATCCAGGGGATTTGGGACCATAACGGCTGCATCCATAGTGAAATATTGCCGTCCGCCATCCAGGCTTCTACTGCCGCTTCTGGTACTTCGATTGTCATTACCCCTTGCTGAAATGACTCCAGAGGTTCGGAATTTTGCGGACCATACCCTGGGGCTGGGCATCATTTTGGCGCTGGCCTGGTTAATGGTCAAGCTGGCCTATGTCGGAGAAGTGCTCATTCTCCATAGATTCGATACCACCGAAAAGGATAATCTCAGGGCCAGGAGGATGCAGACCCAGATCGTGGTCCTTCGCAGAATCGTGATCGCGGTAATCGTCGTTCTTGCCTTTGCCACCATATTGATGAGCTTTTCAAAGGTGCGGCAACTGGGTACGAGCATTTTGGCATCTGCGGGGATATTGGGGATCATCCTGGGGTTTGCAGCGCAGCGGTCCATTGCCACCCTCTTTGCAGGATTTCAGGTGGCCGTGGCCCAGCCGATCAGGCTTGACGATGTGGTGATTGTTGAAAACGAATGGGGGAGGATTGAAGAAATCACGCTTACCTATGTTGTGGTTCGGATCTGGGATTTGAGACGTCTGGTGGTGCCCGTCACTTACTTTCTGGAAAAACCTTTTCAGAATTGGACCCGGGTCTCCGCAAACCTCTTGGGCTCCGTATTTGTGTATGTGGATTATTCTGTGCCTGTCCAGGCCGTAAGGGAGGCGCTGCAGCGAATTGTTGAAAATTCGGAGCATTGGGATGGCAACGTTTGTGTCCTCCAGGTGACAGACGTCTCTGAACACACTTTGGAACTTAGGGCGCTCATGAGTGCCTCGGATTCATCAAGGGCCTGGGAATTGCGCTGCCAGGTAAGAGAACGCCTCGTGGAATTCATTCAGAAGACCTATCCGGAAGCGCTCCCCCTCCTGAGGACGGAACTGCGGGGGCCTCAGGAAATAGTGTCGAAGACTGCATAA
- a CDS encoding FAD-dependent oxidoreductase — translation MPSQRLLVIGGNAAGMTAAAKAARLNKELEITVFEKGRHVSYAAUGIPYLIGRVVDSPRHLIAKTPEALWEEQGVVVKVLHQVEEIDLKQTRIRLREQDNPDTWWEAYDMLMIATGALPIRPPVEGIAARGIFGINTLQSGLEVMAFIEERGPKNAVVIGGGYIGLEMAENLILRGMHVSLIERAPEVMGTLDPDMGTLVSKALIDIGVKLYRKESLEGFEVSKKHVQSVVTDKRTLPADLVILGMGVKPNVSLAKEAGIKLGLSGAVQVDDTMRTSDDNVWAGGDCAESFHLISRRPVNIALGTVANKHGRVAGTNMSGGYAVFPGLVGTAVSKICSLEVARTGLQEKELQQTGREYVSAVIESTTRASYYPDAGTISVKILAEKGNGRLLGGQIVGKEGAAKRIDILATALHAGMTVEEIADLDLSYAPPYSPLWDPVAIGARIAMKKLAEHQ, via the coding sequence ATGCCTTCTCAAAGGCTGTTGGTCATCGGAGGGAATGCGGCAGGGATGACTGCGGCCGCAAAGGCCGCGCGGCTCAATAAGGAGCTGGAAATTACGGTATTTGAAAAGGGCCGCCACGTCTCCTATGCGGCCTGAGGAATTCCTTATCTTATCGGCCGGGTGGTCGATAGTCCCAGGCATCTGATAGCAAAAACTCCGGAAGCGTTATGGGAGGAACAGGGCGTTGTTGTAAAGGTGCTCCACCAGGTGGAAGAGATCGACCTGAAACAGACGAGGATACGTCTTCGAGAGCAGGACAATCCCGACACCTGGTGGGAAGCCTATGATATGCTTATGATCGCTACGGGCGCGCTCCCGATCAGGCCGCCGGTGGAAGGCATCGCCGCCAGAGGAATATTCGGAATTAACACCCTGCAGAGCGGTCTGGAGGTGATGGCGTTTATTGAAGAGAGAGGCCCGAAAAATGCTGTGGTTATCGGAGGGGGGTATATCGGTCTTGAGATGGCGGAAAATCTTATTTTGCGGGGGATGCACGTCAGTCTCATAGAAAGGGCCCCGGAGGTGATGGGGACCCTGGACCCGGACATGGGAACGCTGGTTTCAAAAGCGCTGATCGATATAGGGGTAAAGCTTTATAGAAAAGAAAGCCTTGAAGGCTTCGAGGTCAGCAAAAAACACGTTCAAAGCGTGGTAACCGACAAGAGGACATTGCCGGCCGACCTGGTTATCCTTGGCATGGGCGTAAAACCCAACGTTTCCCTTGCCAAAGAAGCAGGAATTAAACTTGGCCTGAGCGGGGCCGTCCAGGTGGATGATACCATGCGAACCAGCGACGACAATGTGTGGGCTGGAGGGGATTGCGCCGAATCCTTCCATCTGATCAGCAGACGGCCTGTAAACATCGCCCTGGGTACAGTGGCCAACAAGCACGGCCGGGTCGCCGGGACGAATATGAGCGGCGGGTACGCTGTTTTTCCGGGGTTGGTGGGGACCGCCGTCAGCAAGATATGCTCACTGGAAGTGGCCAGGACCGGTCTTCAGGAGAAAGAACTTCAGCAAACCGGGAGAGAATATGTGTCGGCGGTTATAGAAAGCACAACACGAGCAAGCTATTATCCGGATGCAGGCACAATTTCAGTGAAAATCCTGGCTGAAAAGGGGAACGGGAGGCTGCTTGGAGGTCAAATCGTTGGGAAGGAGGGTGCTGCCAAACGTATTGACATATTGGCAACGGCACTGCACGCCGGGATGACCGTGGAGGAAATCGCAGACCTCGATCTAAGCTACGCGCCTCCCTATTCCCCTTTGTGGGATCCGGTGGCCATCGGCGCTCGTATCGCTATGAAAAAACTGGCTGAACATCAGTGA
- a CDS encoding rubrerythrin family protein, translated as MKQMTEQNLINAFGGESMANMRYRHFAKKADDEKRANVARLFRAISHAEFIHAGDHYRELRHLNDGFVANSMGAFGPGDTLKNLELAIAGETFEIEEMYPAYMEIAKFQEEKGAYRSFEWSYKTEKMHKALFEKAKSAVAEDRDADLGPIQVCEVCGYTLEGEAPDQCPVCGAQKEKFSAFQ; from the coding sequence ATGAAACAGATGACCGAGCAGAATCTTATCAACGCCTTCGGGGGAGAAAGCATGGCCAATATGCGATATCGTCATTTCGCAAAAAAGGCAGACGATGAGAAACGCGCGAATGTGGCGAGGCTGTTTCGCGCCATATCCCATGCCGAGTTTATCCACGCAGGCGATCACTACCGCGAGTTGAGACACCTTAACGATGGGTTTGTCGCTAACAGCATGGGGGCCTTCGGTCCCGGTGATACCCTGAAGAATCTGGAATTGGCCATCGCCGGCGAGACATTTGAGATAGAAGAGATGTATCCCGCCTATATGGAGATCGCAAAATTTCAAGAAGAAAAAGGCGCCTACAGGAGCTTTGAATGGTCCTACAAAACAGAAAAAATGCACAAGGCCCTGTTTGAAAAGGCAAAATCCGCAGTGGCAGAAGACCGGGACGCCGACCTGGGTCCCATCCAGGTATGCGAAGTGTGCGGGTACACCCTTGAGGGCGAAGCGCCGGATCAATGTCCGGTTTGCGGCGCGCAGAAAGAAAAGTTCAGCGCTTTCCAATGA
- the lon gene encoding endopeptidase La: MQYTQGDKNSMLPRDISILPLRNTVAYPFSVMPLIVGVRRSVKLIEKAAEGDGIIGLVASRDGAIEEPNPGQTYEVGTLAKIERIVQESGDNLQIVVRGIERFRIDNWLSTTPYLRAHAVKAPEIVEQDVEMDALMRSLEEVTEEIIEVSPNLPKEVGKFLRHIKDPGQLVYIVAATVNLDVKKGQALLELDGMKDKLRMLVAHLSREKEVMSLNKKIRSEAHEEMDKAQRDYYLRQQLKAIQKELGESTEGASASDEYAEKLKEAGLPPEAMKEAERELARLSNMSSQAPEYSIIKTYLDWLLELPWTKASEDQMDIKSARTILDEDHYDLEEVKERIIEYLAVRKLLAERSDQAGEEKDTEGKIEGMGAILCFAGPPGVGKTSLGQSIARALGRRFTRMSLGGMRDEAEIRGHRRTYIGAMPGRIIQAIKRAGTRNPVFMLDEVDKVGSDWRGDPSSALLEVLDPAQNHAFRDHYLDVDFDLSDVMFITTANQLETIPSPLRDRMEIIQLDGYTEYEKLHIAQRFLVSRQLKANGLREEEMDFEDEAIRKIVQDYTREAGVRNLERNIGAVCRKGAVGIAEGQIKHIHVTPEVVRSYLKKERFESELSEVIEIPGIATGLAVTPVGGDILFVEATLMNGKGRLTLTGQLGDVMKESAQIAHSYVRSKINTLQLDLSLFKTADIHVHVPAGAIPKDGPSAGLAMVTAVISLCSGRPVRSDVGLTGEVTLRGRVLPVGGIKMKLLAAHRAGLKTVILPKRNEKDLEELPEEVREDLNIVLVETIDEALEEALCSEKKEVDLHMVANG; encoded by the coding sequence ATGCAATACACTCAAGGAGATAAGAATTCGATGCTGCCGCGGGATATTTCAATACTTCCGCTGAGGAATACGGTAGCATATCCATTTTCGGTGATGCCCCTGATTGTGGGAGTTCGACGATCCGTCAAACTTATTGAAAAGGCAGCCGAAGGCGATGGAATCATTGGTCTTGTCGCATCAAGAGACGGGGCGATCGAGGAACCCAACCCCGGACAAACCTATGAAGTAGGAACCCTTGCAAAAATTGAGCGGATTGTCCAGGAATCCGGAGATAATCTGCAGATCGTGGTCAGGGGGATCGAACGTTTTCGAATCGACAACTGGCTTTCCACCACCCCATATCTCAGGGCGCATGCCGTGAAGGCGCCTGAGATAGTGGAACAGGACGTTGAGATGGACGCCCTGATGCGGAGTCTCGAGGAGGTAACGGAAGAAATAATAGAGGTTTCCCCGAATCTGCCTAAGGAGGTAGGTAAATTCCTCCGCCACATTAAAGATCCCGGCCAATTGGTGTATATTGTAGCGGCCACAGTAAACCTGGACGTAAAAAAGGGCCAGGCGCTGCTTGAACTGGATGGCATGAAGGACAAACTGCGGATGCTTGTTGCACATCTCTCCAGGGAAAAGGAAGTCATGAGCCTGAACAAGAAAATACGTTCCGAGGCCCACGAAGAGATGGACAAGGCCCAGAGAGACTATTACTTGCGCCAACAGCTCAAGGCGATTCAGAAAGAATTGGGGGAAAGCACCGAGGGTGCCTCGGCCTCCGATGAATACGCCGAGAAGCTAAAGGAGGCAGGATTGCCTCCAGAGGCCATGAAGGAGGCGGAGAGGGAACTTGCCCGCCTCTCCAACATGTCTTCCCAAGCCCCTGAGTACTCTATCATCAAGACGTATCTGGATTGGCTTCTGGAACTCCCTTGGACCAAAGCCAGCGAAGACCAGATGGATATTAAATCTGCGCGCACAATCCTGGATGAAGACCATTACGATCTTGAGGAGGTCAAAGAGCGGATTATTGAATATCTGGCGGTCCGCAAGCTGCTCGCGGAACGTTCGGACCAGGCCGGTGAAGAGAAAGACACTGAAGGGAAAATCGAGGGGATGGGCGCGATTCTGTGCTTTGCAGGGCCCCCGGGAGTCGGTAAGACCAGCCTGGGACAGAGTATTGCCCGGGCCCTGGGTCGACGCTTTACCAGAATGAGTCTGGGCGGCATGCGGGACGAGGCGGAAATCCGCGGTCATCGCAGGACCTATATCGGCGCCATGCCCGGCCGCATTATCCAGGCCATTAAGCGCGCCGGGACCCGCAATCCCGTCTTCATGCTGGATGAGGTGGACAAGGTCGGCAGCGACTGGCGAGGCGATCCAAGCAGCGCACTGTTAGAGGTGCTCGATCCCGCCCAAAACCATGCTTTTCGAGACCATTATCTGGATGTGGATTTTGACCTCAGTGACGTGATGTTTATCACCACGGCGAATCAGCTTGAAACGATTCCATCCCCTTTGCGGGATCGGATGGAGATTATCCAGCTGGATGGATATACGGAATACGAAAAACTTCATATTGCGCAGAGATTTCTCGTTTCACGGCAGTTGAAGGCCAACGGCCTCAGAGAGGAAGAGATGGATTTCGAGGATGAAGCCATTCGAAAGATCGTTCAGGATTACACCCGGGAAGCAGGTGTCCGAAATCTGGAGAGAAATATCGGGGCGGTATGCCGCAAAGGGGCGGTCGGAATCGCAGAAGGCCAAATCAAGCACATCCATGTGACTCCCGAGGTGGTCAGGTCATATCTTAAAAAGGAACGGTTTGAATCGGAACTGTCCGAAGTCATCGAAATACCCGGGATTGCCACAGGGTTGGCGGTTACCCCTGTGGGGGGCGACATTCTGTTTGTGGAGGCTACCCTTATGAACGGCAAAGGTCGGCTGACGTTGACGGGCCAGTTAGGGGACGTGATGAAGGAAAGCGCACAGATCGCCCACAGCTATGTTCGCTCCAAGATCAACACGTTGCAGCTGGACCTCTCTCTTTTCAAGACCGCCGATATCCACGTGCACGTGCCTGCGGGCGCCATACCCAAGGACGGTCCCTCTGCCGGGCTCGCCATGGTCACGGCGGTTATCAGCCTCTGCAGCGGCCGGCCCGTCCGGAGCGATGTGGGTCTTACCGGAGAGGTGACCCTTCGGGGCAGGGTTCTGCCGGTGGGGGGCATTAAGATGAAGCTGCTTGCTGCACATCGTGCAGGGCTCAAAACCGTGATTCTTCCGAAGCGCAATGAGAAGGATCTGGAAGAACTTCCTGAAGAGGTGAGGGAGGATCTGAACATTGTGCTGGTGGAAACCATAGACGAGGCCTTAGAGGAGGCCCTATGCTCTGAGAAAAAAGAGGTGGATCTGCATATGGTTGCCAACGGCTGA